One region of Mycobacterium riyadhense genomic DNA includes:
- a CDS encoding TetR/AcrR family transcriptional regulator yields the protein MGAKPPRNTTRLREAGAASRAETRRLLLAAAADEFARVGYVPATVNRIAEGAGVTVQTLYLAWGSKRALLRAYLESTLAPGASPSGEHFTSQLRPDTPAETLAQIAKLFCGVAQRSAIAWRAYRDGAAIDGAIAEEWQQLQALRRTTFEAMLATIPDDAIRIPRRDAVDTAWAIASPESYELMVSGANYTLERFEAWIARTLRAAIL from the coding sequence GTGGGAGCTAAGCCACCACGGAACACGACCCGGTTACGCGAAGCGGGGGCGGCTTCGCGTGCGGAGACCCGACGGCTGCTGTTGGCGGCTGCCGCTGACGAGTTCGCTCGCGTCGGGTATGTCCCCGCGACGGTGAATCGGATCGCGGAGGGTGCCGGGGTCACCGTACAAACGCTTTACCTGGCGTGGGGTAGCAAACGGGCGTTGTTGCGTGCGTACCTGGAGAGCACGCTGGCGCCCGGCGCATCGCCGTCGGGAGAGCACTTCACTTCCCAGCTGCGTCCAGATACCCCGGCGGAAACGCTCGCACAGATTGCCAAACTGTTTTGTGGCGTGGCGCAACGCTCAGCGATTGCGTGGCGGGCTTACCGCGATGGAGCCGCCATCGACGGCGCCATCGCAGAAGAATGGCAACAGCTCCAGGCCCTGCGGCGGACGACATTTGAGGCGATGCTCGCCACGATTCCAGACGATGCGATACGGATTCCCCGACGCGATGCCGTCGATACCGCATGGGCCATCGCCAGCCCGGAATCCTACGAACTCATGGTGTCGGGCGCCAACTACACACTCGAGCGCTTCGAGGCCTGGATCGCGAGAACGCTTCGGGCGGCGATCCTCTAG
- a CDS encoding CocE/NonD family hydrolase yields the protein MQYPMHDRPWKRAGAARYAVARLRHALRPPVRVSTAPGDLLVDRNVVVRVRDGAVLRVNVYRPPGAGPFPVILSAHPYGKDRLPKRRRGRWSISPQFRIFRQPGPLGFSSETSWEAPDPVWWLAHGYVVINADLRGAGTSDGAGALMSDQEGRDVYDLIEWAGAQPWSNGSVGMLGVSYLAMSQFKAAALHPPSLKAICPWEGFTDAYRDLFNPGGIVENGFSRIWQAGVKRGMRTTEDIGVKRKAHPLRDHWWRSLVPDLASIEVPMLVCGSFSDNNLHSRGSFRAFEKVGSTDKFIYTHRGGKWATFYSDDARRAQLAFFDRYVKHLDVPKPPPVRLEVRERRDVIAEVRTEQQWPPKDIRWRNLYLADNGMLGTAPAIVDGSVTFHTRRRAAAFTFPVPRDLELTGPMSVSLWVSVDGADDVELFVGVEKWVGKQWVSFEGSYGFGRDRVTTGWQRASLREIDTEQSTAYEPVHTFQRRQPLSPGEIVQVEVALGPSATAFHAGDRIRLLIAGRWLAPRNPLYGSFPASYVKSPRARCTLRWGPDRPARLRVPEIPPSRPARSGVNPGL from the coding sequence ATGCAATACCCCATGCACGACCGTCCCTGGAAGCGAGCCGGAGCCGCACGGTACGCGGTCGCCAGACTTCGCCACGCCCTTCGCCCACCCGTGCGCGTGTCGACAGCCCCAGGCGACCTCCTGGTTGATCGAAATGTCGTCGTGCGCGTGCGCGACGGTGCAGTGCTGCGGGTCAACGTCTATCGCCCGCCGGGCGCGGGCCCGTTTCCCGTCATCCTTTCGGCGCACCCGTACGGCAAAGACAGGCTGCCCAAGCGCCGGCGCGGACGGTGGAGCATCAGCCCGCAATTTCGCATTTTCCGCCAGCCCGGTCCGCTCGGATTCTCGAGCGAAACCAGCTGGGAAGCGCCCGACCCGGTCTGGTGGCTGGCGCACGGATACGTTGTCATCAACGCCGATCTACGTGGCGCCGGTACCTCGGACGGTGCCGGCGCATTGATGTCCGATCAAGAGGGCCGGGATGTCTACGACCTCATCGAGTGGGCCGGTGCGCAGCCGTGGTCCAACGGCAGCGTCGGAATGCTGGGGGTGTCCTATCTGGCGATGTCACAGTTCAAGGCCGCCGCGCTGCACCCACCCAGCCTCAAGGCGATCTGTCCTTGGGAGGGCTTCACCGATGCCTACCGGGACCTGTTCAACCCGGGCGGAATCGTCGAGAACGGCTTCTCGCGGATCTGGCAGGCCGGCGTCAAACGGGGCATGCGTACCACCGAAGACATTGGTGTTAAACGCAAAGCGCACCCGTTGCGAGATCATTGGTGGCGATCCCTGGTGCCAGATCTTGCCAGCATCGAAGTCCCTATGCTCGTCTGCGGGAGTTTCTCGGATAACAACCTGCACAGCCGCGGCTCCTTCCGCGCCTTTGAAAAGGTCGGCTCGACAGACAAATTCATCTACACCCACCGCGGCGGGAAATGGGCGACGTTCTACAGCGACGACGCCCGCCGGGCTCAGCTCGCGTTCTTTGATCGCTACGTCAAACACCTGGACGTGCCCAAACCCCCACCGGTCCGGCTCGAGGTGCGCGAGCGGCGCGACGTCATCGCCGAGGTCCGTACCGAGCAGCAATGGCCACCCAAAGACATCCGTTGGCGCAATCTCTACCTGGCCGACAACGGGATGCTCGGAACCGCGCCAGCGATAGTCGACGGATCAGTCACCTTCCACACCCGTCGGCGAGCCGCGGCGTTCACCTTTCCCGTGCCCCGTGACCTCGAACTCACCGGCCCGATGAGCGTATCGCTCTGGGTGTCGGTCGACGGCGCCGACGATGTCGAACTGTTCGTGGGCGTGGAGAAATGGGTTGGTAAGCAATGGGTTTCGTTCGAGGGCTCCTACGGCTTTGGCCGGGACCGGGTCACGACGGGATGGCAACGCGCGTCGCTACGCGAAATCGATACCGAGCAATCCACGGCGTACGAACCGGTACATACTTTCCAGCGGCGCCAACCCCTATCACCCGGTGAAATCGTCCAGGTGGAGGTTGCCCTAGGCCCGTCGGCCACCGCCTTTCATGCTGGCGACCGCATCCGCCTCCTCATCGCGGGCCGATGGCTTGCACCCCGCAACCCGCTATACGGCTCCTTTCCCGCCTCGTATGTGAAGTCGCCGCGCGCACGATGCACCTTGCGCTGGGGACCCGACCGGCCCGCACGGCTGCGGGTGCCCGAGATCCCGCCATCGCGGCCGGCTCGATCGGGTGTGAATCCTGGGCTTTAA
- a CDS encoding protein kinase domain-containing protein codes for MEYDPADTEAETAAGDGVHGGIPAELAALGFDGAIEVGRGGFGTVYRCLQKALDRVVAVKVVTVERLEDQARFVREQQAMAKLTAHPNIVAVLQVGQTATGFPFLVMPFCGFGSWRERIASAGTVGVADVLRLGVKIAGALECAHRAGVVHRDVKPGNILTTDYGEPALSDFGIARTEGGFKTAPGVFHGSPAFTAPELFAGAPPNAASDVYGLGASLFTGLTGRAAFERRHGEDLLAQFVRITTQPLPDLREHGIPANLAAIIEQAMARDPGQRPSALELGQRLQQVQACHGLAVDEMVLHDGEAVDRSRSHLAHSPGSTLGRGPTAGGGLPSLSNSLVGREAELGRLHELLRCSRLVTVTGTGGVGKTALAIHAARRERVDYPDGVWLVQLGDLRDGSRVVEQVVATLGTGDQSARPPIELLVEFLGQRRALIVLDNCEHVIDDAANLVETLLPRCPRLHIVATSREVVAVGGEAVLALSPLAAASSSSDSGLEGLAASDAVTLFVQLARAEVPEFELTDDNAATVARICARLDGLPLAIELAAVRLRTMSLEQIGDELPDQYALLSHGHGNPDTRKQSLKRCIEWSYDLCSESEQQLWARLSVFGGSFDPSAAHYVSGEDLPASEFLDLLCALVDKSILIRADHDGVVCFHLLQTLRAYGRGCTSEAERVRLGRRHANWYHQLLTEAAIHRLGPRQDQWVQRLTRERPNIREALRFSSVDCPAMAMEMESFLRQFGIYDAMLSEGCYC; via the coding sequence ATGGAGTATGACCCGGCTGACACGGAGGCCGAAACCGCCGCAGGTGACGGTGTCCACGGTGGCATCCCTGCCGAATTGGCCGCGCTGGGGTTCGACGGGGCGATTGAAGTTGGGCGCGGCGGGTTCGGCACGGTGTATCGCTGCTTGCAGAAGGCATTGGATCGGGTCGTAGCGGTCAAGGTGGTGACCGTCGAGCGCCTCGAGGATCAAGCGCGGTTTGTACGAGAACAGCAGGCGATGGCGAAACTAACTGCTCATCCCAACATTGTGGCGGTGTTGCAGGTAGGCCAAACCGCCACCGGCTTTCCATTCCTGGTGATGCCATTTTGCGGGTTTGGGTCTTGGCGAGAGCGGATTGCCAGTGCGGGGACCGTGGGTGTCGCTGACGTGTTGCGACTAGGGGTCAAAATCGCCGGTGCGTTGGAGTGCGCGCACCGGGCGGGGGTCGTACATCGTGATGTCAAGCCAGGCAACATCCTCACCACTGATTACGGTGAGCCGGCCTTGTCTGATTTCGGAATTGCGCGCACCGAGGGGGGGTTCAAGACCGCCCCAGGGGTATTCCATGGGTCTCCGGCATTTACCGCCCCTGAGCTATTCGCAGGTGCGCCACCCAATGCAGCGTCGGACGTGTACGGGCTGGGTGCGAGCCTATTCACAGGCTTAACCGGTCGTGCTGCCTTTGAACGACGGCACGGAGAAGATTTGCTAGCGCAGTTCGTACGCATTACCACCCAACCCCTGCCGGATCTTCGTGAACACGGCATCCCCGCCAACCTCGCGGCAATCATCGAGCAAGCGATGGCCCGTGATCCCGGTCAGCGGCCGTCGGCACTCGAATTGGGTCAACGCCTCCAGCAGGTCCAGGCCTGTCATGGCTTGGCCGTCGACGAGATGGTGCTACATGACGGTGAAGCCGTCGACAGGTCTCGATCGCACTTAGCGCACTCACCCGGATCGACGTTAGGGCGGGGACCGACCGCGGGGGGCGGGCTGCCCTCGCTTTCGAACAGCTTGGTGGGTCGTGAGGCCGAGCTTGGGCGGCTGCATGAGCTGCTGAGGTGCTCACGTTTGGTGACGGTTACGGGTACCGGTGGGGTTGGCAAGACCGCCCTGGCGATCCATGCCGCACGGCGGGAAAGAGTCGACTACCCCGATGGGGTGTGGCTAGTGCAGTTGGGCGACTTGCGCGACGGGTCGCGGGTGGTCGAGCAAGTAGTCGCAACGTTGGGCACGGGTGATCAGTCGGCGCGACCGCCGATCGAGTTGCTGGTCGAATTTCTGGGCCAGCGACGGGCGCTGATCGTATTGGATAACTGTGAACACGTCATCGACGATGCAGCCAACTTGGTTGAGACGTTGTTGCCGCGCTGCCCACGACTACACATCGTGGCGACCAGCCGCGAAGTTGTCGCAGTCGGCGGTGAAGCCGTGCTGGCGCTCTCACCATTGGCTGCGGCCAGCTCGAGTAGTGATTCCGGGCTGGAGGGCCTGGCTGCGTCTGACGCGGTGACCTTATTTGTTCAGTTGGCCCGCGCTGAGGTGCCGGAGTTTGAGCTCACCGACGACAACGCTGCCACCGTGGCACGCATCTGCGCGCGCCTAGACGGTCTCCCGCTGGCGATCGAGCTGGCGGCTGTGCGGCTTCGGACCATGTCACTTGAGCAAATCGGCGACGAACTCCCCGACCAGTACGCGTTGCTGAGTCACGGCCACGGCAATCCCGACACCCGCAAGCAATCCCTCAAGCGCTGCATCGAGTGGAGCTACGACCTGTGCAGTGAATCCGAACAACAACTATGGGCGCGGCTATCGGTATTCGGAGGCAGCTTCGACCCGTCGGCAGCGCATTACGTCAGCGGCGAGGATCTACCCGCTAGCGAATTCCTGGACCTGCTGTGCGCATTGGTCGACAAGTCGATCTTGATCCGCGCCGACCACGACGGCGTAGTGTGCTTTCACCTCCTTCAGACGCTGCGGGCCTACGGACGCGGTTGCACCAGCGAAGCCGAGCGCGTGCGATTGGGCCGCCGCCACGCAAATTGGTATCACCAACTGCTCACGGAAGCCGCGATCCACCGGCTTGGCCCCCGACAGGATCAGTGGGTGCAGCGCCTCACACGCGAACGTCCCAACATCCGGGAAGCGCTGCGATTCAGCTCGGTCGACTGCCCGGCAATGGCGATGGAGATGGAATCCTTTCTGCGCCAGTTCGGGATCTACGACGCAATGCTCAGCGAAGGCTGCTATTGCTGA
- a CDS encoding LysR family transcriptional regulator → MELYQLRYFQAVAELGTLRDAAEKLVVSQSAVSRAIAIIESEIGVELFTRCGRSNELNRFGQVFLRASLKAQRSLDAAVDAVRQLAGVDHGTVTLGFLTSLGVATVPRLIRRHRDRHPAARFELRQRTGPELMVDLANGVVDVCLSYPMASDESAAVKWHKLFSQPLCAVVDREHPLANRKLLGFDELADQPFVVPDRDHALRRIFDDACTRYGFTPTIAFEGSDVATLRGLVSAQLGIGVLPRAATPSPDIVEIAVDDHELVRVIAVGWMSNRYLPPSAAAFRDTAIASAGLPGFGLDHARFDVSRHLWRKQECVHRVLQDVDL, encoded by the coding sequence ATGGAGCTCTACCAATTGCGTTACTTCCAAGCGGTTGCCGAGCTGGGCACGCTCCGCGATGCCGCAGAGAAACTTGTGGTGTCCCAATCAGCAGTCAGCCGGGCCATCGCCATTATCGAGTCCGAGATTGGCGTTGAACTGTTCACCCGGTGTGGCCGGTCCAATGAACTTAACCGTTTCGGGCAGGTCTTTTTGCGGGCGAGTCTTAAGGCTCAGCGCAGCCTCGACGCCGCCGTCGACGCCGTACGCCAACTCGCAGGCGTCGACCACGGGACCGTAACCCTGGGATTCCTTACTTCGTTGGGCGTGGCCACCGTGCCCCGGCTGATCCGCCGTCATCGTGACCGCCATCCGGCCGCGCGTTTCGAACTGCGCCAGCGCACCGGGCCCGAGCTGATGGTTGATCTGGCTAATGGCGTCGTTGACGTATGCCTCAGCTACCCAATGGCATCCGACGAGTCGGCGGCCGTCAAGTGGCACAAGCTGTTCAGCCAACCGTTGTGCGCAGTTGTCGACCGCGAGCATCCGCTGGCCAACCGGAAGCTGCTCGGCTTTGACGAACTCGCCGACCAACCCTTCGTGGTCCCGGATCGTGATCACGCCCTGCGCAGGATTTTTGACGACGCCTGCACACGTTATGGCTTCACGCCCACGATCGCCTTCGAGGGCAGCGATGTCGCGACATTGCGTGGGCTGGTCTCGGCGCAGTTGGGAATAGGCGTGCTGCCCCGGGCAGCCACGCCATCGCCCGACATCGTCGAGATCGCCGTCGACGACCACGAACTGGTCAGAGTCATCGCAGTCGGGTGGATGAGCAATAGGTATCTACCTCCCTCCGCCGCCGCCTTCCGTGACACCGCGATCGCATCCGCCGGACTGCCAGGATTTGGCTTGGACCATGCCCGATTCGACGTGAGCAGGCACTTGTGGAGGAAGCAGGAGTGTGTTCATAGGGTTCTGCAAGATGTCGATCTGTAG
- a CDS encoding BTAD domain-containing putative transcriptional regulator — MSVNGAVVPVGTPKQRAVLATLLINRNRPVAVDTLIDAVWEQKTPSGARATLYAYVSNLRHLMAGADLEPRAVLANAPPGYRLAVLDSHYDLGRFVTEKNAGIRAAADGRFEQASGHFSAALAEWRGPVLDDLRDFTFVDAFAKGLAEEKVVTQTARAEVEIACGRHYSVISDLETLTTDNPYREPLWVQLMTAYYLADRQSDALDAYNRLRDMLADDLGVYPGPMVRALHERILRQQSLDVRFAAQSSADDTIGTLSQHSAAPAGAAHGPSLRDADQRRYALVATTTRIGRSPDNDIVLSGPKVSRHHAAVVDTGSSFVVVDLRSVNGVYVSGRRIRTSAVLIDGDRIRISEHQLVFETDARDPVANDANE, encoded by the coding sequence ATGAGCGTCAACGGCGCGGTTGTACCGGTCGGAACTCCTAAGCAACGTGCGGTGCTGGCCACGCTGCTGATTAATCGCAACCGGCCGGTCGCGGTCGATACATTGATCGACGCGGTATGGGAGCAGAAAACTCCCTCCGGGGCGCGAGCCACGCTTTACGCATATGTGTCAAATTTGCGCCATCTCATGGCCGGCGCGGACCTGGAACCCCGCGCCGTCTTAGCCAACGCCCCGCCGGGGTATCGGCTGGCGGTTCTTGACAGCCACTATGACCTCGGCCGATTTGTGACCGAAAAGAACGCCGGTATACGAGCCGCCGCGGATGGGCGGTTCGAGCAGGCTAGCGGCCACTTCTCGGCCGCGCTTGCTGAGTGGCGCGGTCCAGTGCTCGATGACTTGCGCGACTTCACCTTCGTCGACGCCTTTGCCAAGGGACTGGCCGAGGAAAAGGTCGTGACGCAGACCGCTCGCGCCGAAGTTGAAATCGCCTGCGGCCGGCACTATTCCGTGATAAGCGATCTCGAGACACTCACCACTGACAACCCATACCGGGAACCGCTATGGGTACAGCTGATGACCGCGTACTATCTGGCCGATCGTCAATCCGATGCGCTTGACGCCTATAACAGACTGAGGGACATGCTCGCCGATGACCTCGGCGTCTACCCCGGTCCGATGGTGCGTGCGCTACACGAGCGAATTCTTCGCCAGCAGTCGCTTGACGTCCGGTTTGCCGCCCAATCGAGCGCTGATGACACCATCGGCACGCTCTCGCAGCACTCGGCGGCGCCGGCGGGCGCCGCTCACGGCCCCTCGCTACGTGACGCAGACCAGCGAAGGTATGCACTGGTCGCCACCACTACCCGCATCGGGCGCAGCCCCGACAATGACATCGTCCTGTCTGGTCCCAAAGTCAGCCGTCACCACGCTGCGGTCGTCGATACCGGTTCGAGTTTCGTCGTCGTGGATTTGCGATCGGTCAACGGCGTTTACGTTTCCGGCCGGCGTATCCGCACCAGCGCCGTCCTGATTGACGGCGACCGGATTCGCATTAGCGAACACCAATTGGTATTCGAAACCGATGCCCGAGATCCCGTCGCCAATGACGCCAATGAGTAG
- a CDS encoding protein kinase domain-containing protein has translation MVDRDRAPAVDVVAELATAGFVDAIEIGRGGFGVVYRCAQAGLGRVVAVKVLTALSDEDRARFAAEQQAMARLTGHPHIVAVLQAGQTVSGRPFLVMPLCAQGSWQDRIAEQATLGLDEVLAVGAKMAGALAAAHRAGVVHRDVKPANILFTEYGEPALTDFGVAHTSGGFQTTREASAGTPAFTAPELVDGAQPHEASDVYGLGATLFAALTGHAAVQRRHDEQVVAQFVPITGDPVPDLGEHNVPTEVAAIIAAAMAPDATERPSAAELGEQLHQAQLRHPDGAGGSARPATSSATAAHPTMGHLPALPGEVVGRETEVAHLQKLLAGSRLVTLTGVGGVGKTTLAIHAATQLRTDYPDGVWLIELAGLHNGALLTETVAAALGVRDQPGRALNDVLMGILTQRHTLLILDNCEHLIDDAAKFVDTALRHCPRVHVLATSRGILDNAAETIMTVSPLAVPDPNTDPNLANLAAYPGVALFLQRTRAAVPDFTLATHNAAAVARICTRVEGLPLAIELAAARMRAMSAQQIADGLTDRYTLLTRGHRGAPTRHKTLADCIDWSYQLCTHTEQQLWAAFAVFAESFDLPAAQYLCAGDLPAEDFLPDLLGALVEKSILIRTQQRDQVRFRLLETLRDYAKTHLTQSEQHRLRARHTRWYHQLVTQARPQWFGHGQLYWSERLIREMANIREALQFALDHDSVTALDMAVAMRPIWLNTGMLGEARRWLKSALDATSDQPSPLRIHALGDVAFIAFVQGDLAESCARVAEARDHLETMDDAELNATIDCMEGYIAVQMGEIERAAECIRGALAGVVEPEVRWASLYYLGWVLAASGDVAQAVSCFETALEFSRSHGESIYQSRALVSVGMGHWLRGDPQRAEPVLIEGLRLSQFVGDPFNGAQCLESLAWTASSRHDWRHAAVLMAAADAQSRAIGSPLLYVPDLINCHVQCDKQARQELGAEGFAAAWAEGAALNFDEAVALVLDSYGVAPQPHS, from the coding sequence ATGGTTGACCGCGATCGCGCGCCGGCCGTCGATGTGGTGGCGGAGTTGGCCACGGCGGGGTTCGTTGATGCCATAGAAATCGGCCGGGGCGGGTTTGGGGTGGTTTATCGCTGTGCGCAGGCGGGGTTGGGTCGGGTGGTGGCGGTTAAGGTGCTGACCGCGCTCTCTGACGAGGATCGGGCTCGGTTTGCCGCTGAACAGCAGGCGATGGCGCGCCTAACCGGGCATCCCCACATTGTGGCGGTGTTGCAGGCGGGTCAGACGGTCAGCGGGCGCCCGTTTTTAGTGATGCCGCTGTGTGCACAGGGGTCGTGGCAAGACCGCATCGCCGAGCAAGCCACCTTGGGACTCGACGAGGTGTTGGCCGTGGGAGCCAAGATGGCCGGTGCGTTGGCCGCCGCGCATCGGGCCGGGGTGGTGCACCGCGATGTGAAGCCGGCCAACATTTTGTTCACCGAATACGGTGAGCCGGCGTTGACGGACTTCGGGGTCGCCCATACCAGTGGGGGGTTCCAGACCACCAGGGAGGCGTCTGCCGGCACGCCGGCTTTCACTGCCCCAGAGCTAGTCGACGGTGCCCAACCCCACGAAGCCTCCGACGTCTACGGGCTGGGCGCCACGCTGTTCGCCGCCCTGACCGGCCATGCCGCCGTTCAGCGCCGCCACGATGAGCAAGTCGTAGCCCAGTTCGTGCCGATCACCGGTGACCCGGTGCCCGATCTCGGCGAGCACAACGTCCCCACCGAGGTCGCCGCCATCATCGCCGCCGCGATGGCCCCCGACGCCACCGAGCGACCATCGGCGGCCGAACTGGGCGAACAACTACACCAAGCCCAACTGCGCCACCCCGACGGCGCCGGCGGGTCGGCGCGACCCGCCACCTCGTCGGCCACCGCAGCACACCCAACGATGGGTCATCTGCCCGCGTTACCCGGCGAGGTGGTAGGCCGCGAGACCGAGGTGGCCCACCTACAGAAGCTATTGGCAGGGTCGCGGCTGGTCACCCTGACCGGTGTCGGCGGCGTCGGCAAAACCACCCTGGCCATCCACGCCGCAACCCAACTGCGCACCGACTACCCCGACGGGGTATGGCTGATCGAACTGGCCGGGCTACATAACGGCGCGCTACTGACCGAAACTGTGGCCGCCGCGCTAGGAGTACGTGATCAACCCGGCCGAGCACTCAACGACGTGCTGATGGGAATCCTGACCCAGCGCCACACACTGCTCATACTCGACAACTGCGAACACCTCATCGACGACGCAGCCAAATTCGTCGACACGGCGCTCCGCCACTGCCCACGCGTACACGTCCTCGCGACCAGCCGCGGGATCCTCGACAACGCCGCCGAAACCATCATGACGGTCTCCCCGCTGGCCGTCCCCGACCCCAACACCGACCCCAACCTCGCCAACCTGGCCGCCTACCCTGGGGTCGCACTATTCCTGCAACGCACCCGCGCCGCGGTCCCCGACTTCACGTTGGCCACCCACAACGCCGCCGCCGTGGCCCGCATCTGTACCCGCGTCGAGGGACTACCACTGGCCATCGAGCTGGCCGCCGCCCGCATGCGCGCCATGTCGGCCCAACAAATCGCCGACGGACTCACCGACCGTTACACCCTGCTCACCCGAGGCCACCGCGGCGCCCCCACCCGACACAAAACCCTCGCCGACTGCATCGACTGGAGCTACCAACTCTGCACCCACACCGAACAACAACTCTGGGCTGCGTTTGCAGTATTCGCCGAAAGCTTCGATTTGCCCGCCGCGCAATATCTGTGTGCCGGCGACTTACCCGCCGAAGACTTCCTCCCCGACCTGCTGGGCGCGCTGGTCGAGAAATCCATCCTTATTCGCACCCAACAGCGCGACCAGGTGCGCTTTCGACTTTTGGAAACCCTGCGCGACTACGCCAAAACGCACCTCACCCAAAGCGAACAACACCGGCTACGCGCCCGACATACCCGCTGGTACCACCAACTCGTCACACAAGCCCGACCACAATGGTTCGGCCACGGTCAGCTGTACTGGTCGGAGCGGCTGATACGGGAGATGGCGAATATCCGGGAAGCGCTGCAATTCGCCCTCGACCATGACTCAGTTACCGCGTTAGACATGGCAGTGGCCATGCGCCCAATCTGGCTCAATACCGGGATGCTCGGCGAAGCACGCCGCTGGCTCAAGTCAGCGTTGGACGCGACATCGGATCAACCGAGCCCCCTCCGCATCCACGCCCTGGGTGACGTCGCGTTCATCGCCTTTGTACAAGGCGATCTCGCGGAGTCCTGCGCTCGAGTCGCGGAGGCCCGCGATCACCTGGAGACGATGGACGACGCAGAACTAAACGCCACGATTGACTGCATGGAGGGCTACATTGCCGTGCAAATGGGTGAGATCGAGCGAGCGGCGGAGTGCATCCGGGGGGCTTTGGCGGGAGTCGTCGAACCCGAGGTGCGGTGGGCGTCGTTGTACTACCTGGGCTGGGTCTTGGCGGCGTCGGGCGATGTGGCCCAAGCGGTGAGTTGCTTTGAAACGGCATTGGAGTTCTCCAGATCTCACGGGGAGTCGATCTACCAGTCACGGGCACTGGTGTCGGTGGGTATGGGGCACTGGCTACGCGGAGATCCCCAGCGCGCAGAACCCGTCCTTATTGAGGGACTTCGCCTCTCGCAGTTTGTCGGCGATCCTTTCAACGGGGCGCAGTGCCTGGAATCCTTGGCGTGGACGGCCAGCTCGCGTCACGACTGGCGGCATGCCGCCGTCTTGATGGCGGCCGCCGACGCGCAGAGCCGAGCTATTGGGAGCCCACTGCTGTACGTTCCCGATCTGATCAACTGTCATGTCCAGTGCGACAAGCAGGCTCGCCAAGAGCTAGGCGCGGAGGGGTTCGCAGCCGCTTGGGCTGAGGGGGCCGCGCTGAATTTCGACGAGGCGGTCGCCTTGGTCCTGGACTCGTATGGCGTAGCGCCGCAGCCGCATAGCTGA
- a CDS encoding L,D-transpeptidase, translating to MRAAVRSVLVMIGIAATVVAEPAGVRLVALSPSHNDIAIASVLPTRGEVVGVAHPVVVTLSTRVADRHRAERAIEVKSAPAMTGKFQWLDDNVVQWIPDRFWPAHRTVALSVGRLRTDFKTGPAVIGVADIANHTFTVSVDGVEAESPPSLPAPHHRPHFGEAGVMPATMGKPEFATPVGAYRVISKDRSVTMDSSSVGIPIDDPEGYRLTVDYAVRITSRGLYVHSAPWAVRSMGVENVSHGCISLSPADAEWYFNTVNIGDPVIVQEGVAREEKSADPHPASKVGESPAV from the coding sequence ATGCGGGCAGCCGTTCGGTCTGTTCTGGTGATGATCGGGATCGCTGCGACGGTGGTCGCCGAACCGGCTGGCGTGCGCCTCGTGGCGCTGAGCCCGTCGCACAACGACATCGCCATCGCATCCGTGCTACCCACGCGGGGGGAGGTAGTGGGTGTCGCGCATCCCGTGGTGGTGACGTTGAGCACGCGCGTCGCCGACCGCCACCGGGCTGAGCGTGCCATAGAAGTGAAGTCGGCGCCCGCCATGACCGGCAAGTTCCAGTGGCTCGACGACAACGTGGTGCAATGGATTCCCGACCGATTCTGGCCCGCGCATCGCACGGTGGCCCTTTCGGTGGGCCGTCTGCGCACGGACTTCAAAACGGGTCCAGCCGTCATCGGTGTTGCCGATATCGCAAACCACACCTTCACCGTGAGTGTCGACGGAGTCGAAGCGGAATCGCCGCCTTCATTGCCAGCGCCGCATCACCGGCCGCACTTTGGAGAAGCAGGCGTCATGCCCGCCACGATGGGCAAGCCGGAATTCGCGACACCCGTTGGCGCTTATCGGGTGATCTCCAAAGACCGTTCGGTGACTATGGATTCGAGCAGCGTCGGCATCCCCATCGACGACCCGGAGGGTTACCGGCTCACGGTGGATTACGCCGTCCGTATCACCAGCCGCGGCCTGTACGTGCATTCAGCTCCGTGGGCCGTCCGATCAATGGGGGTCGAGAATGTCAGCCACGGCTGCATCAGCTTGAGCCCCGCTGACGCCGAGTGGTACTTCAACACGGTCAACATTGGCGACCCGGTCATCGTGCAGGAAGGGGTTGCGAGAGAAGAAAAATCGGCTGATCCGCACCCTGCATCTAAAGTCGGCGAATCGCCAGCTGTCTGA